The following nucleotide sequence is from Paroedura picta isolate Pp20150507F chromosome 1, Ppicta_v3.0, whole genome shotgun sequence.
TGGCAACTCAAGAAAAGAACTTCCATATCAAGGAATCAAGATTATAGAACACCCTCCACAGGGACATTCATCTGTTCTATCACTGTCTTCCATCAGTGGATGGAGAGTTTTTTTTGTGTTCTGcctggcattccctcaatgagACTTTCTTATGTTTAAATTTGGATGGGGTTGGGAGggaggtttacctgtttttacaatatattttattatgtttagtcTAACTGGTAGCTGCCTTAGGTGGCCCTGATCAGGCagaatggtgggctataaatattataaataaataaattgtcaaGGAAACTTGACTGTTACACCAAGAGATAGAAGGAatcgattattattattaaatttatatattgcccctctcagactcacctatcaAGTATTCTGTGTGGACATAGTCAATGTGAGTCAATAATATGAATTAAGAGTGGGAATCTTTTTTGACCCCATCAATATTCAGTATTCTATTCCAATCCTTTCCATCAAAATCACTTCAAAGGCTAGAAAAAGAGATTGATTCACTCATGACCGTTACCAAAATAGTTTTCTAGGGCATGGGAAGAATGGAGTAAAAGAGGGTAATTCTTGTCTTATGTTTCTTTGAACCCACTGTTGTCTGTCTACATGTATTTACTTTGCATGGCCTATGGCTGAACCAtggaaattaaaaaacaaactgcTATTCAGCTAGTCATGTCAAAGGTGACTGCCGTGCCAAACAGACTGTGAGACAAACACTCACTCTGATTAGGAGGCCTCTTCTGCAGTGCTGCTGTCTCCACAGTTACATACCTGTCTGCAGAAGCCTTTCGTTTATCTTGTCTATGTGGGAAGTCCTGGACGATACCATCAATCTGAGAGATGAGAGGGATGCTCCTTTGACATCTAAACAAAGGCTATCATGCTGCAAGAAAGAACCATAGCTTTATACCAACAAAGTTCGTTTGAACTACATGATGTTCACACACAAAGTGTCAGAACAGTCGCCATGTTCACATACGGGTTTTGTGCTCTGAGAAATATGTTTCATGAATGAACCAAAGAGGTTTGTCACTCACTGAAGTGATTTTGTGCAATGTGTAAGCTTCTTTGGAAAACTTTCACTTACCTCAGGGGCCAAAACACACAATATGTGTGACACAAGTTAGGTCACGGTTGCCGGCTTGACCCAACTTGTAGTCAGAAATATGATTGGGGGAATTCACCTTCAAAGTATTTCATTGCACCATTAGGCATACAAGTGGTCTGAGGTAGGAGGGGGGACTTCAGGCTTCCCTCTGGCCTTGACTTTAGCAGCAGAAATAACCACAGGGGGGCCTATTTCTTGTTTTCTATGTGTCAGGAAGGAGCAAATAGTCCTCCCGTGTGGCCACTTCCACTAGCAAAAATAGCATGGAAGGGAaactagaagcccccccccccctttgtagcaCTCCCAAGCCAATCAGAGCAAAGGAACACTTTGAATGTTAGTTTCCCCAGTCATATGTGTGACTACAAAACAGGTTGGGTGCCCATGGCCCAACTTGTGTCACATATATTGTACATGTTGGTCATTAGCCATACACAGTACAGCACAATAACACGGAGCTACAGTAGTCCTAGAGTGCAGGAGCAAAGGCCTCTACTAGCTCAAAACATGAGAATTTCAGTTCTAGGTCTGAAAAAAGGGCCTTGCTTTGTTAGCATTGCACTGCTGTTGCCTTGCATATCTCAAAGAATCAACTATATTGGTAATATAAATGATTAGCTCAGTCTGTTTCCATACTTTGGGAAACAGCAAACTTGTGCATATTTCCAGTGAGAAGGTATACCTGATATGGGTTCAGCTCCCCCTTTGCATGATACCCAGAATAGAGGCAAACCCATTTCCCTCATGGAGGCATCCTCTATTACATTTTCACATAACATGAAATGCCAGTTCTCAGGGAGCTGTCATTTTACTCAGCTTTTCAGGTAGTCCCGTTAATTAGTTATATCTAGGATGCTGAAGGATTGTTTGGTTGCTCTGTGGATATGTAGCAAACATTGCAGCTGATATATAGCAAACAAGATATGATCACCTGTACATACAAATCCTTCTTCTCCATTAGTACCAGAGACTCCGTTTTCGCCCATAGTACCATagccttcttttttccttttccttctttcccatgTTGAGGCTGTTCCTGGCAATTCTTCCTTTACACCTTATGCCCTTCCCTCTCTGCAGCTCTTGTCTCTTGCTGATTGTGTTCAATGTGTTTTTAGTACCTCCTTTATAACCTTCATGACTACCATGCAGAAATGCACCATCCTCAccacagatattttttttaagacttAAGGAAGAGTTAAACATATCTCCACTTTACTAGAATCAGTTCAAGGCACTCCTGGATGGAGGATTTTGTGTGTATGAGGCACATTTATGCATTGCAATCACATGCTGCATAAGGATTGTATTGatccctgggctgattctgcactttgtttttttcggtgtggatcctgctgaattcagatcaaattgaactcgggtcttcctcccctcctcctcccccactgaaacagaaaagtgttctgcacttgattgggaaaactcagaaggggaggggggagccatacccagacagagcctattcctttctttcttttcttgaatgggggtgaTTGAGGACAACAGAGAAaaccatgaggcaaatctctatccacagaaatgagggcttctgcagtttctacagaaagaaaattaaggcttcctctttaagaaaagctaacagccttggctggctttgCAGGTTTGCCCAATCAGGGTTTCTGTACTacagagtcagctggccaatcagaactgctctaccacggagggagtgctttctcatgctttctgaaccgcaatattccaatatcgaggattaaaagcactcctggatatggcgaagaaatggtagggtgactccggatcaatcctgcttggtgcagagggaaaattaaaatcgcccaaaatcaaaacagaaatcgcattctgtgtagagggcagggactgaatcgacctgggattggaataaaagctccgtgcagtttataccctggtCTAATTGCTGCTATTCCAAAGGCTCTTGAAGGATCAGGTGGTACAGCCAGATCCACAACTGTAGCAATAAACTTCCCAGCTAactggctatttttttttctagagGTACCCTTTGCCTCACTTCCTGTTTATAGTTGCTGGGGGAATCTGCCATCTGGATGCAGCCTTAGCTGTGCCAACACATGAAACAAGGAAATCAATGTGGTACATTGAAGTAGTGTTGGACTTGGATGTGAGCTGCCTAAATACCCACACAGCTGTGAAGTTTCCTGCATAGCCTTGGGTAAGTCCCCCAGCtgaacttacctcacaaggttgttgtgaaattAAATGGCTATTCTGAGCTTCtcagagaaagggcaggatacaatGGTAGCAAATAAATAACCTGGAGAGAGCAGATGGCTGCAGAACAATGTGCTATCACAAATGCAAACTACACAGCATCATCAAATGAAACAGTGTTATGCCAGAGTGAAGACAGGGCCTAAGATTTATTCTAATCAAACTTCACTCTACTCAAGAATAAAAGTCGGAACATCTTTAACCATTTTTGGACACTGCTCTCTTTTTCTAACAGCGGACACCTCATCCCCTCTTaggtgatttccccccctgaCCTACGTAAAAGTTGCAGTTCAATGAACGTTCTGAAGCTCTATTTCCCATCCCCTTCACATGTCCTCTGAAAAGACTGCAGAGCATTTCAAAAGTGACATTGTGGTTTCTGCTGCTAAGAGTTCTGTATTTCACATAATACAAAGTATTTTAGCATTTTAGGCATGCCGGGTTTCATCACTCTGCTTGTCTTTAGCTTTGGGAACACAAATAAGTTCCAGGAGATCTATCACATGTTTAGAGCAGACCAATCAGTAGGTGCAGAAAGAGAAGTAGTTGCCAAAAGAGCAGATGTGTCCAAAGTCTGTACCAGTTAATTTCGTGACCTACTAAAATCACTCGGAGATTTATACTGCTAATTACTGACTTTGTTTCTGATTTAATCACCCTTTGCTTCACCTTTCTAAAAATGTTAGCAGAAAGAACTCCCTACAAAATACTGCCTGATGATAGGCAAGATAAAAGGAATATGTACTGCATTATCATTTAACAAAGCACTTTTGAAGGAATATTttgaaatgaaaacagaaagctTATGTTGTTCAGCATAAGactagatttttttcccccaggtatgCCATTAGGGGGGTGTATCTTTTATTTTTCATGTGACTGGGtggctttttaatatttaaatttgaTACCATAACTGTgagctttggaaaataaaaaatggAATTTCACACAGTAAGTAAAACATGTTCATTGGTATATTGATTCCTTGCAAGAGTCAGAGCTGAGGGCAATGGGCATAGAAGGGATTGTAGCATCATGGAAAAGGGTCTGAACCCTTCAACCTCCCACTGGGTTTTATTGGAACCAGGATCCCTGAATCTTGATGGCAAAGAGGAAAAAATAGATGCATTCTTTAAAATCCTTCAGGGTCTTGGGAAGCCAATGCATGGCACTGGCAGACTGGAATGTTGAGGAAATTATGGCATTTTTGGAAGTTTGGAGTGCTACTTCAGCAACGTATTTTAAGGAACAATCACACAAAGTAGTCTTTAGTGGGATACATGATGGAAGGGTCCATGATTCAGTAAGATATTGAATGCCACATGCAAACATGAAATGGCAGGCCAGGCTTCAAAGTATTAATCTTAATCCTTAACCATATGCTGGTGGAAGTTTAGGGAGGAAAAAATGCTAAAGAAAAGGGCATGACTTCCACTCAGCAGTTTTGTACAATTCCACCAGAAACAGTTTCTTTGCAAGCCCTGTTGAAACTTGAATTGCACAAGTATACAATAGTAAACGCCAGATAATTTCTGTTATGATTTGATAATAGAAATTATTCTGGGTATGTGTCCTGTTTATCGTTGTAGGTTTTCATATTCCAAATATAAAGTCGGTTTACTCTGAAATTCCAAGATGCAAGCACTCCTTAAAATTACAAAATCTTTAATCTGGCCAGTCACAAGATCAAACATTGTTCTCACCTGACATATTACATCCTTTACTATTTCACACTATTTGTGTCATGTTTGAATGTTGTTAATCTTGGATGGACCACAGAAGCAGAAATTGAATGCATATTTTCAACAGTGTATGACTTCCATTCGCTATAAGAAGAAATGCTTATTTAAGCATTCCCTAATGTCCGTCATCTATCAAGAAAAAAGATGCTGCTTTTACAGATTATCAGATCTTTTGCACTAATTTGCTAACAATGTTCCAAACATAAGGGGATTCACacacaaacaataaaaatatcagcACTAATAAACCTATTATTTTCCTAATCCAGGGAAATTTGTTGTCAGGGTCTTAACTCTCTATGAAAGGAATGTTGTTTCATTTCAGATCTAAGATTTCCGACAAGGCAGACAATGAACTTTCTGAAAGGCAAGAGctttggtttgtttcttttttataaaCTCACAAACATGCTCAGACATAGCTTTCCTTTCAGCCAATTAAGCTGTTTTAAAGCAAACTGGTCAAACAGTGACATCATAGTAGGGGGCCATGGAATCAACTGGATGATATAGAAGGCAGAACATTTAAATGGTGACTTCTCCCATTGTTTCCCTTGCCTGAATCTTTTCTCCTTGGCCAATGCTGCCCGAGTGACCCTATACAATTGGGAGAATTCAAAGTCACTGACCTTAAGAGATGCCATTAAGAAGGCAACTGCAGAATAAAATTTCATGGTTGGAAGCCAACGTACTGTCTCCTTCCAAGTCTTGATGTTGACAATATTTAATCTGTATGCCTTCTTCCCATCATTATCCTAGCTTTCAAAGTAAACATCAGAAAACACAGATGATCATACATTTCTGTTAATAACTACACCTGTACATGTTTTTAACACTAGTCCAAAGAAAGACCATTTCACAAAACAAGGTTTTTATACTATGACAATGAATAATTGCAAGAGGTGATTTTCAGTTTACTAATTCAAATTATGGACTTTTTTCCTCCAGCATATATTTCATATGACATCCATTGTCTTCTCCAGCTGCTGGATATAAAATTGGTGAGTTTCAACATCTGTCTAATGACCATACAGTTTCCCATGTGCGAAGACAAGGCAAATTCAAAACATTCTGTTAATAATTGGGGACACTGGGGAAAATGTtctctttgccattttttaaTGAGGACATCAAAACCTGTGTTTAACCAGCCAACAGATACAAAATAGAACCTTGGGAAACCTAAGAATGTTGCAATTGTTGTTCAGTCATTATCACAGAAAAAAGTATAGCCCATGTAACTCTTTCTCAGAAAAGTCCATGTGAGTTATgatatatattttgtttaaaaaaaaatgaatagcaTAACTTAATGTCAAATTACTAGTTTTTGATAATGTATTTTGGTGCCAAAATGTTAGTGCAAGAAGCTTTAAGGGACTGTTCTGTTGGTGAagaaacttgatgagtagtccctccaccccctcatctctaactcaaggtcacccattatctggaagagcagggaatcaaatctagcttgccacattagaagcctctactcttaaccactacactaagctgtacaaattgccatagAGAGATGTAACTAGAGTGTAGGCAGAAGAAGCTCttgcaggaggatggtatatGTCTTTTTTTTACTTACTCATTGACTTataggattcttttcctttaaatttggaccttctggctaatggcttctcagagcaatctaaGGGGGGAGACACTCAGAtatgattgtgtggttaataaggtttgcaatttgagaagggagggatGCTTTTTCTTCTGcgttctgtgtgtgtgcgtgcgcacacATGTGcaggtgcatgcatgcatgcatacatgaagaggggagtgctacacagccccctttgcccatcccaagcagctctttcctcctagggaactgatctctgcagtatggAGATGAACTTTCATtatggggttctccaggtcccacctgaacagtggcaggaatGCTAGTCTCCAGCTGATACCTGGAGATCCCAATTcttgagtttctcaaagcctggaaaatatttcaggggtttctcaatggtaaaaaaattgaaacaagttatcatagaggcagtaattgagaaactctCAGTAAGTTCTTTGCTTGCCAACGTTTTAATGTTTGATTGAAACAAACAACTGTGTTTGATTCACTCTGATATGGAACACAGCGACTGAaaggtgttcagttctttaagcaaatttctTTAAGCAAACCATTTCCGGGTCCGTCCCTCCCCGGCGAAGCCGTGGCTTCCCATGGGCCCATGGGGAAGGgaatcccttccccttcccccaccccagggcacttacatgtgtcctggggagtgtctggggcaaactgccaacaatggcggcagagagcccctgggtAGCTGGGTGGGCAGGAGTGAAGCacatcccgattgggccctcacccagactggccacacctactctccacccacttagcccttaaccaaatatgtataccgcTCCCCGAGTGATTTAAAGATGGCCACAACCATGGCACTTTTCTAAATACATGGCCCTTCACTTGCTGCAGCATGTTTACTGTACCTGGTGTTCTAAGATGGGCATAAGGATGGTGTTTTGAGGATATTACTATGATTTCTTTGTCATGGAGAACCTGGTAAGTAGACAGATGGGGAACGCATGCCTCAGCAGAGATAAAAGCAGaggaaaagctctgctggatcacaccagtgggcTATTCAGTCCAGAAAGCTGTTTCACACATCAGCCAACCAGTTACCTTAGACAGCCAACAAACAAGGCATAGCCCatgatgctgcctcctagcactaAGATGTTTTCTGCCTTTGAATATGAAGGTTCCCTCAATATGGAAAATGGGGAACCTGTTAGGTTGGATGCGCTCGCTGAGATTGATAGTTacacataccgtatatacttgtgcataagccaagtttttcagcacagtattcacactaaAGTCCTCCACAgtttatacgcgggtatatacggtaatttgCAGTTGGCATTGGTATGTTATCACTGAACATGGAGAACAATTCTTTAAACACTCTggctatatttgtttgtttgtttatacctcGCTTTTGTCCCCAATGAGAGTTCTAAGTAGTTTGTAGcactcttctcccctcctccattttatcctcatgacaaatTTGTGAGATATGCTAAACTGCAAGAGAATGACTGGCCTGAAATCACTCAACAATTGTTTATGGAtatgaacctggctctcccagatcctagtccaatactctACTTCACACCTGTATCATGTTCCCAGGCAGCTTCTCCTGCCCATCCAAACCAACAAAGTATGTTGGTATATAAGACAAGCTAGGGTGATGTATCAGCAAAGATAACTAATATACTGCAAGTAGAGAAAAATCTCAAGGTGTACGTGTTCAAACAAAACAAGCATCCATTTTAGTACCTGTTCTATCATCAGCATTCTCTTCTAGCATTGTGTCTTCTCAGAACCATGTGGTAGAACCATTATGAGGATGAAAAATCAGCTTAATGAAAAATAAAGTGGACCACAGTGATGTCTGCTAGGGTATTTCTAAATTAGATACCATTATTGATACAGTTACTTGATATTATTAGATCACTGGATTGTCATGTTTACCTGGATAATGTCATGCAATTGTAACTTGAAAATGTAAACAAAACTAATTGATGTTATACAGGAAGGCTATCCCACTATATCCTCACACCAAACCTGTGAAGGACATTAGAGCAGGACATTAGGCTTCATGGCTCAGGAGGTATACAAATTAACACCTTGTGGCAAATTGTCCCTCATTCTTTAAAAATCTGGGCCAAGAGCCAAGAACTATGCAACTAGTTCTGTGAACCCAAAGAGTCCTTAGTGTTGGTTTTCTCAAACAGCATCCATTCATGCCATATGGCGATCTTCTTTTGAAACTGAGGGCAGTTTCAACACCAGCCTGTGTTATGGCACTAGTAagtttgttgttttaatggaaaaTAGCCAAAAATTCCACTACTACGACTACtaatactattatttatttaattaattaaattaatatcccaccttcctcctgggactcaagttGGGTTGCATAAGAATAAAACTCCCCATAAAAACCTCCCCTAAAACAGCATTATTCCCACAAAAACTAAGATAGcaagatccctcctacctcccacagtcaaCTAACAAGGGGGTGCGCTTGTTAGTAGCAGAGCCTGAATGGGGCCCGTTGATCTTattaacccagcctcaaccacagacctggtggaagagctccgttttacaggccccgtggaactttgccagctctgtcagggccctcagctctcccaatcAGCCTGGTAAATGTGATATGGAATCTTAGCTGACTGCAAAAGTATGTCCACAAGGACTCTTGTTAATGTTGTCCCTTCTCCTGAAAAGCACTGTTAGTGAGTGGCAACCCAAGGTGCTGTCTTTGTTACCATTGTAATCTGAAACTATAGAACACTTTTTAGAGAACATTGAAAGTGTTAGGATAGAGCCATTCCTCTTATTGGTGTATACACATTTCTTTAGCCTATCTATCACCTCTGGTTAAACAGCtatgacagattttttttaagtattacaaAAACCTGCTTACCAGAAATGATACTGAGATCAAAGCGCATGCCACAGGAAATTATGACCCCTTTCTCATTTCTACTTTTCAGTACTTGGGGTGGGTTTATAATCTGTCTCTGTCCTTATCAGAAAAGCCTGGATGCTGTGATTCTGTGTCATTTTGTGAGGTTTGGTTTTCCTGTGACTGCTACTATTTCCTGGCTACTTGCTACTGTTCCTGTGTAGACGCATGTTAAACATGATGACTTGCTGTATAGAAGCCATGTGCTGTCATAATGTAACATCATTAAACAAAGTGTTTAGAGCAGTTTTCAGCGGAGCCAGAACATGAACAACAAAACCCGCCAATTACAGTGTCATTTTCTGTAGTTGTTAAGGTTTCAAATGTCTCCAACTTTCTCGGGCAGGCCATATTGAGCATGTCAGAGTGAACATCTGAGATAACGATTTGCTAGGCAATGTGCAATTCTCACTCCCCCCCTTTTTAATATCAGAGAAGAAAGAGTTCTTTATAATAATTTGGCTCAAATGTCTACACACATTGCTCCAGCGTCTGTAGCAGCATGTGTTTCTAGGATTGTTCTGGAAGAGAAAATGCAGAAACAGCAGGGAGCAGAAGATAAACAGGCAATTCGTGACTCATTAAAACCAGCATTGGTAGCCAACATTGTGGAGTGTGTGAAGGCCCCAGATCCAGTTCGCCTATAAACTTTTCTTTACCAGCTGGACTTAGCATCTGTCAGAGTTTGGAAGGAGAGATAATCTGGTACAAATGATTTCAGTGTGTCGCATTTATTAACCTGCCACCTTACATAACACTGCTGCTGACTGGGAACCCAGGGAACTGTTTGAACAA
It contains:
- the LOC143841072 gene encoding uncharacterized protein LOC143841072 encodes the protein MPTLEKIRRTIPRQKTKGTAWHNGWDNDGKKAYRLNIVNIKTWKETVRWLPTMKFYSAVAFLMASLKHDSLCLDVKGASLSSLRLMVSSRTSHIDKINERLLQTGCFIHHERLERERLNTCLSSGHRKSFIGFHSSAE